The DNA sequence TCTGGCACCGGGTCGCCCGGGAGCTGCTCGGGCTGCCGCCCGCTCCCCCGCCGCCGCTGCCCGACTACGTCACCCCGCTCAACTTCTGGGACCCGGCGATCGTGCGGGCGATGCAGGAGCGCATCGCCGAGGTGACCGGCAAGAACTGGATGGACGCGTTCAACGAGCGGCTCCACATCTCGGAGTTCATCGTGTACGGCGTGTTCGTCGACGAGGTGCTCGGCGCGTCCGGCGACCGCCCGCCCGGGGACATCTCGATCTGCCACAACAACTGGAAGCGCAGCCCGCTCAGCCACGAGGAGGCGATCGCGTTCGCCGAGCGGCTGCCCCGCGAGGCGATCGCCATGATGATCTCCGCGAAGTCGCGGACCCCGCTGGAAGTACGGCGCGCCGCCATCCGGCGGGCCACCGAGATCGCGGCCGCCGACTGACCGGCCGCCCGGCCGGATCACCGGCGGGCCGGTGACCCGGCGACGCCGTACCGGCCGCCGGCAAGGCCCGCCTCCGGCGGCCCGCACCACGGCACGCGCCGCCGTGACCGGTCAGGGCCTAACCGTCGGAGGCCGCCTCGTCGCCCTTCCGATCGCCGCAGGATGTGACGGACGCGAGGGACTCCTCCGGCCGGGACGGCTTCGCGCCGTTGCCGCCCGGCCGCTCCGCCGTGCCGTTCGTCTCCGCCAGCCGGGCGCGCAGCCGTGCGGTCGCCTCGTCGCTCCACGCCGCGGTGTCGGCCTCCGCCTCCCGGTCGCCGCCGGCCGCCGACGCGTCGGTGGAACCGGCCCGATCGGCCGCCGGTTCGCCCTCGGCCTCCGCCTTGACCGGGGGAAGCTCCGGCCAGCCGGACCGCCGGATGACCGTGATCGGCTCGGCCCGCTCCGCGTCCTTCCCGGCATCCGCGGCCGGCGCCGCCTCCGGTACGGCGGGCGGGGACGCGGCCTGCGGCTCGGCGGCGCGCTCCTGCTCGCGGGCCCGGGCCGCCGCCCGGCCGGCGCGGAGCCGGGCCACGGCGTAGGCGATGCCGAAGCCTGCGAACAGGGTCGCGCCGAGCCCGGTCCCGGCGGCGGTGAGCTTCGGCGTGAGCGAGGCCTCGGGCGGGGACGGCGGGATCACGTCGGCCGTGCCGATGAAGGTCGACCGCGGCGCCTGGAGCTCCCGCTGCCGCCGTGCCAGCTCGTCCTCGATGCGGGCGCGCGCCCGGACCGTGACCTCGCGGGCGACGGCCGCCGAGGTGCTCCGCGTCTCGATGTGGATGAACGGCCCGGTGGCGCTGATCTGGAGCAGCTCGGGCTTGCTGCGGCCGTCGTCGACGATCAGCTCGGTCGGGCCGTCCTCCTCGACGCCGAGCTCGGCCTGCACGTCCGGGGCGTTCATCACCAGGATGAGGATGCTCGCGGTGGTCCGCAGCGTGTCGGTGAACTGCAGCAGCGGGTTGGTCAGGCCCCCGGACCGCTCGGCGTCCGGCGACAGGGTGCCGCCGCGCGGCGGGGCGGTCAGCACCAGCGACGCCGTCGAAACGTAAACCGTGGGCGCCAGGTAAAACGCGAGGCCCGCGACGGCGAGCGCGAGGGCGATCAGCGGAGGGCCGACGGCTCTCTTTCTCACTAGAAAGAGCAAGCTTGTCCAGAAATCCATGCCTTCCTGCCCGCTGCGAGGTTTCGGGGCGGCGATCACCAGAGAAAACAAGTATATGCCCGCTGCCGCATTGCGGAACTATCGTATCTCCATCGACATCCCGCCGGGGATGTTACGTACGGCACACACATGACGATGGATCGGAGGGCGGGCAATATGCCCGGGACGCGCCGCCGGACGCCGTTCACCGCGGCGTACGGCGCCGCAATTCCGGACACCCGGCAACACGAAACGTGAAGTGCCGATATTCCGAATTTCACCACGTGGAACGACAATTGTGATGAGGAGAGCGGATGGCGCCTGCTGCACCGGCGGCCGGGGCGGCCGTCGCCGGACGGACACGGGAGGTCACCCGGCTGGCCGGACTTGACGGCATTCGCGGTCTCGCCGCGCTTTTCGTGGTGCTCCACCACTGCCACCTGCTGTCCTTTCCCGGTTATCCCGCGGACACCGGGCCGGGATGGGCCGGCTGGCTGCTCTACGGGCACTTCGCGGTCGTCGTTTTCATCGTGCTGTCCGGCTTTTCCCTCGCGGTCTCGCCCGCCCGCGCGGAATGGCGGCTGGGCGGGGTACGCCGCTTTCTCCGGCGGCGGGCGTGGCGCATCCTGCCGCCCTACTGGGCGGCGCTCGCGATGAGCCTGGTGATCGCCTGGACCGTGGTGCCGCAGCCGGGCGAGGGCCCGCCCACGGCGAAGTCGGTCCTCGTCTACGGCCTGCTCGTGCAGGACCTGTTCGGCGCGCCGAGCCCGAACGGCGCGTTCTGGTCGATCGCCGTGGAGGCCCAGCTCTACCTCGTCTTCCCGATCATGCTCCTGGTGCTGCGCCGGTACGGCGCGGCCGTGATGCTCGGCGCGGTCACCGCGATCGTGGTGGCGATCGGCGCGCTCGCCCCGCACGTGGCCGCCGTGGACCTGTTCATGCGGCTCACCCCGCAGTTCGCGGCCCTGTTCGCGGCCGGGATCGTCGCCGCGGGGGTGCTCGCCGTACCGCGCGACCGGGACGACCCGCGGGCCGGGCGCGGCCGGGCGCGGTGGCGGGCGGCCCTGCCGTGGCTCGCGCTCGCCGCCGCGGTCCCGGTGCCCGTGCTGATCGCGGTCAACGGGTCGGTGTGGACGGTGGCGAACTTCTTCTGGGTGGACCTCGCGCTCGGCCCGGCCGTGGCGCTGCTGCTCGCCGCCCTCGCCACCGGCCGCCCGGCCGTGCTGGTGCGGCTGCTCGACCTGCGCCCGCTGCGCCGCCTCGGCTCGTTCTCCTACAGCCTCTACCTCACCCACGCGCCGCTCGTGGTGATCGTCGCCCAGCTGCTCGTGGCGCCGAACGTCGCCCCCGGCGTGCCTG is a window from the Thermopolyspora flexuosa genome containing:
- a CDS encoding acyltransferase family protein produces the protein MAPAAPAAGAAVAGRTREVTRLAGLDGIRGLAALFVVLHHCHLLSFPGYPADTGPGWAGWLLYGHFAVVVFIVLSGFSLAVSPARAEWRLGGVRRFLRRRAWRILPPYWAALAMSLVIAWTVVPQPGEGPPTAKSVLVYGLLVQDLFGAPSPNGAFWSIAVEAQLYLVFPIMLLVLRRYGAAVMLGAVTAIVVAIGALAPHVAAVDLFMRLTPQFAALFAAGIVAAGVLAVPRDRDDPRAGRGRARWRAALPWLALAAAVPVPVLIAVNGSVWTVANFFWVDLALGPAVALLLAALATGRPAVLVRLLDLRPLRRLGSFSYSLYLTHAPLVVIVAQLLVAPNVAPGVPAFLVTLAVCVPLTLAVAWAFAAVFELPFQRHRGWAALRAAVRARLARRRA